A region of the Myxococcus guangdongensis genome:
AGGAAGGGGACCTCGGCACGAACTGGGTGTGGCAGGCCGCCAACACCCAGGCGATCTCACTCTCGGGCAACCGCATCGGGGCCCTCTACACCGATGGAAACGTCCATGTGAAGGAAGGGGGCCTCGACGCTGCCTGGGTGTGGGAGACCTCCATCACCCGGGTTCTTTCACTCTCTGGCGACCGCATCGGGGCCCTGCACAACAACGGGGACGTCTATGTCAAGCAAGGGGGCCTCAGCACCAACTGGACCTTGGTGACCTCGGGAGCAACGGACCTCGTGCTCTCGACGCCGTAGTCGCCAGGAGCCCGCGAATCCGTGGCGGGCTGCGGGGTCCGTCGTTCCCGCAGCACCGCCATCCGCCGACTCGCTTCGAGGCTCAGCCCACCTTCGCGTGAGCCTCGCGCTCCTCGCCCACGGTCTCCCCAGCGGCCCGCGTCACGATGCGGTTCTCCTGGGTCCCCAGGTGGATGACCCCGTCCCGGCTGGTAATCGAGGCACGCAGGACGTCCCCCGCCTTCAGGTAGCCCGCCGTGTTGCCCTGCTTCAGGATGAGCTTCGCGAGCGTCTTGTCGGACAGGAAGACGCTGATGACCTTGCCCACCTGTCTCGCCAGCTTCGACATGTTCCTCCCCGCCGCCACGCCGCTCGGCGTCCCCGTCAGCACCAGGTCTCCGGGGAACAGGTCCATGACCTCCGACAACTCCGTGAGAGTCTCCTCCGGCGGGTAGATCATCTCCGAGGTGCTCGCGTCCTGCCTCGGCTCGCCATTGACAGACAGTTCGAGCCGCAGGTCCATCAACCGCGCGCAGTCCTCCGCGTCGAGCAGATAGACATACGGCCCCACCGGGCAGAAGGTCCGGAAGCTCTTCGCCTTGTGCCACTGCCCCTCCGCGAGCTGGAGGTCCCGGGCGGAGATGTCATTGCCCATCACAATCCCGGCGACGAAGTCATGCAGCCGCGCCCGCTCCACGCGCACCGGCCCCGAAATCCTCCGGCCGATGACGAGCCCCAGCTCGATTTCGTAGTCGAGCATCCGGACTCGCTCCGGCTTGACGATGTCCTCCGTGCTCGAGGCCAACGACGAAGAGGCCTTGCGGAAGAACTGGTTGAAGTCCTTCGCGTCCGGGTCCTGCCCCACTTCCAACATGTGGCTGCGGTAGTTCTGCCCCTGGCAGACCACGTTGCACGGCGACGTCACCGGCGCGAACAACTCGAGGCCCGTCAGGGCGATGGC
Encoded here:
- a CDS encoding fumarylacetoacetate hydrolase family protein — its product is MGIHVARFRAGGEVRWGWVRQEQVVPIPGRYESLAEFLEKGAAKARWMAAGNEGEAIALTGLELFAPVTSPCNVVCQGQNYRSHMLEVGQDPDAKDFNQFFRKASSSLASSTEDIVKPERVRMLDYEIELGLVIGRRISGPVRVERARLHDFVAGIVMGNDISARDLQLAEGQWHKAKSFRTFCPVGPYVYLLDAEDCARLMDLRLELSVNGEPRQDASTSEMIYPPEETLTELSEVMDLFPGDLVLTGTPSGVAAGRNMSKLARQVGKVISVFLSDKTLAKLILKQGNTAGYLKAGDVLRASITSRDGVIHLGTQENRIVTRAAGETVGEEREAHAKVG